aattgagtttttttttttgtgtccaaatcaaacgaaccaagtctctatttgtagacaaaaaaaattatgaattttggtataaaaataaaaaaataaaaaattaatttacaacgaaataattgagtttaaagtattaaatgaaaaaaaaacacgccaaccacccagcagttgacacgtgtcctgctttttttaaaataaaattttatctctccaggcgcagatctagtgtggtgcacgcgctggcttatcatggagttGGATGATctagactgtctgattgatccgacagccatgatgagatcatctcttggccgtctgatggaaatcaacggtctgtaacggtggtcctgcggtaggcgcgcgacactggatcagcaccaatatgttttttttttttttataaaaagaaagggtatttttgttcaactcaaaaggtgcaccttgctaatttagacccaactgggtctaaattagcagccccctatatatatatatatatatatatatatatatatatgagtcaggatccgttgacaccaactagtttgacaccaaatgttacacctctcaataacgttttaaccgatataaattttataaaatccaccgttggattgaaagtttacatcatatagatcatttgtgtaaaatttcaaataaatccaaaatcatttgatatgttattgagatacatcaaaattaacggtttttgtatttttttaaatgccgttaatctttatgtgtctcaatagcatatcaaatgattttggatttgtctgaaattttacacaaatgatctatatgatgtaaactttcaatccaacggtggattttataaaatttatatcggttaaaacgttattgagaggtgtaacatttggtgtcaaactagttggtgtcaacggatcctgactctatatatatatatatatatatatatatatatatatatatatatatatatatatatatatatatatatatatatatatatatatattaattttagttATGGTTGCAAGCAAAGACACCTTCATCTTTGTTGCACTGATTTTCCTTCTGCAGGATATGAAGGAAAATGTCAGTATCCAATAGAGTGCATGTGATGTAGGGTATTTATGGATTGTCTAACTTAcgcattagtaaaaaaaaaaaacttatgcaGAAAATCACGTTGGATAAACCACAAGAGCTTAGTAGGTTCAATGCAACATCTtgaccctattttttttttgagcaaacATCTTGGCCCTATAATAAATGCCGgcaattagaaaataaatcaaattaacAATGAAAAAAGTTCCTGAAAAAAATGGTTAGATGAACGAGAACAGTACTAAGACATGTGGAGTACCTTCACTCTATTCCAACACGCAGAGGTTGCAAGTTATAAATATTGGATTGGATTtgcaaaataaaacaaacaagtCAGTAACCCTAATTTACGCAAAAGAGAGTCTAGAGATACCGGCTTCACGTACATGGACGGATCCAGACATTCAATAACGGTGGGGCCAAATATTaaagaaattataaattaaattatattaaaaataaaagagaaactcAAGAAATTATAAATACCAGATTTTTTTTATCGTTAAACACTTAGTCCTCtagtttttttttgggggggggggttTAAAATGTTGGCAATGAGGATCAAACCTAGGACATTTtgtgcatactacccaaattcaTCACCACTAAATCAAACCTATTGGCTTAAGATAGTCCTTCGGTTACTAAAGCATTGATTGAAGAATGTTTTTTATACACCATTAACATTCTAATAATATTTCATCGTTCAATAACGtctaaattcatatataatcatataaaattttaaggaaatttaaaataatttcatatgTTATTAAGCTCCTTTAAGGTTATCGACGtgcaataaaaatatataaatctttAACCTTGGtagatctcaataacatatcaaattattttaaatttctataattatttttttttatacaatttcTATATAATTTTACATGTATTTTATCTATATGATAgtattaatttttagttttaatggtattattattattattattaatattttcattcttgatttattattattattgtttgatGTGGCAATGGCAACATagcaatttttttcataaaaatcaattaaaagtGAAAAATGCAACAACGAAGACTTGAACCCAGATTACGTCAATTAGTAGACGTGCCACTTTGCCACTGGGGCGCATGAAACCTTTTTATTAAaatctttatctttatatatataaatgttgtAAATTGTAATGCCTCCATTTAACCCTAATAATTCAtatcaaaatcttttttttgaagaagctaaattagcccacccaaattggcactagagaatcgaacctcagacctcaagaggagcatactctcaggtcccaagccaataccaatgcaccaacccaagtgggtttcatatcaaaatcttaaaaaaatactCATCAGCATTTGAACCCATGACCTTTTCGTTATATTTCTTTATAGACTTACCAATAAGACATATCAATTATGttgaaataattttgtaaccaaCAAGTAATCAACATCATTTAAATGCACACTTTTAAAACTTAAcacgttttatttttctttctacaaacaaaaatcactctttttttttccatctacaaaatcaaatatgttaCTGCGATTTTTTACGTAACTATTAACTATGAAATGAATGCCTActcttttacattttaaatagaaatcaaccccacttttttttttaatacaaaatcaATGCCTCCAtgtctggcatcaagtggtttcaaccccctcccgatcgcagttgcgggggatcaaaCCATGATTTTccttaccaagttcagcgccaattaccactgaaccaactatcTTTATTGATTTCCCTTAATATGTTGTTATTGCTATCATTAACCCTTAATTAATCCTTGAATTTTGAGAACAAAATAGGGTTCAAGCTTTGAAAACATTGTTCTCTCCTCCTTAGTAAATCTAACACTCCTTCTCCTTCACTTTTCACTTGagatttcaatttcaacaatAAAAATGGCAGATGTAGTTGGTTTACAAGTGATAACCGGTTTACAAGATCACGACCTCTGCACAGAGATCCTCTCCTTCGATTTCTTGTTCATCGTATCTCTCGATTTCTAAAGGTTAGTGGCATCAGTTTTCCCAATTTATCTTGCTGTCGTCCATGAATATCTTGCCGTTTTTGCTTACCCGTTTCTTTGCTTTTGGGATGTATGTTGCTTTATCTTTTTGactcttttctttatttgttactaatttcAATGTCTAAAAGGATTCTAATTTATTTGACTTATAGGGTCCAAttgttttcttaatttgttttggCTACAATTAGATTGACGTTGTCCCTACTATTGGAGATTCAAGTTTAGATATAGTCTTCATTATTCAACCATTGTTGACTCCCTCAAAATTTTCCATTTGCAGAAAACATTGGATAGCTAAGAGATATTCTTTTTGCATCCCAACCAATGTAAgtttttggaatttgaatttccaacactttttttaaagttttttaattgatatatatatatatatatatatatatatatatatatatatatatatatatatatatatatatatatatatatatatatatatatatatatatatatatatatatatatatatatatatatatatatatatatatatatatatatatataattcaattgGCGTTCTATAAATTCATGGATTTAGTGTTGGATTACTCACACCACAATTCCAACATTGCATTCGGAAAACTTCTCAAGTCTTAGATCAGATTTGTATTCTATTTAGTGattaatttgtaattttgagttatttcttcttttttataaatttgtggTTTTCGATGTATTTGTTGATTTCAACTTGAatgttttgtttgaaaaaacaAGTTTTTGCATTGGAGAGTATTTTTTATTGCAGATTTTCTTTTTGCATAATGCAGAACTTTTGGAGCGTTTAAGTTAATTGTAAGGAGTGGACAGCTGCTACTGGTGCAAAAAAGGAGGTAACTGCTACAGGTTACAGAGTACATTATTTCTAAGTATCTTATAAGTTGTTGAACTTCAAATAAgagtaattttttctttcaatttcattattttatgaCTTGATAGACGGATGGTCACTTCAACAGTTTTTGAATGGACAATGAGTTATGAAGAAGGTTaagatgaaaaaagaaaaaatttcagAGATAAATTGGAATAAGATAATAAGTTGTGAATCAAACGAACCACTTGATGTTTAGTTAAATGTTTTATAGATTATTACTTTTCTTACGATACATtgagaaattaaatttatttaatattatgtcAAAAAGGAGATTATTCCTTTTGAAGAACAATTAACCTATTTAACCTTTTGTTTGAATTCATAGGTAGCATATtccattttatttctttttcatgCATTTTCAAGTTGTCTTTGAAAAACTCAAGTTATGtttcttttgtatttattttaatttcatctcTACTCTCTATTCATCATCTTATTGTTGTTGATACTACtctttgaaaaatataatatgaattTAAGCTGTTGATTTTTCTCCATATAATATTTGTCTATTAATTGTTTGTATACTCATAATTGGTTTCCCTTATGCTATTATTTGTTCACATCAGTATATCGGATGTAGGTTTATATATgtattatattcaattaaatagaaaatgtgttgctatacaaaaaaaaaaaaaatgtgttgctACAACAAAATCTACAATATTCACCCGTGTAATACCCGTGCGATAGTGAAATATCTACTTAACACTAATATGTATATACCATAATAGTTTACAAATATATGTATACATATATACCTATATAcctattaaaaatgaaaattccaTTGTGACCAAGGCCATAGTATGCCTCTATGTTGGTCCGTCCCTGTTCACGTATCTGaataaataaagaagaaaatattttagtaTGGCCTACAAATTTAAAATGAGTTCATCACCGAAGCATGGAGTTACGCTTCTTCCAAATTGTCAACGCTCAAAAAGgccatttttatttgtctatattttttttttttttgtctatttaacATTACTACATCAACATAAAAAAGAGCACAAATTTCTGAGGGGTTATGATGACTAACCGTCTCAGGCAGATTATAGATAATAAGCACATGCAGCAGAACTTATTACAATTGCCAGCACTAGTAAGAATATATTAACCTTTTCTATAGATTTTTATTCATCTAGCAGCACTAGTAAATTCCCTTTAGCACTGTCATGAAATTTTTCTATCCTAGTCATAAGTTTCCCCCGCCAATTGGGAATAAAGAGGGTATATGAATTTCAAAACGAGAAGTGTGACATGTATATAGTTAACaaccacatcatcaaaatagacAGAGTAAACGGACTAGGGgtaatttaatttacattttacaatttcaggaatatttatctattttgaaattttacagggtatttgacaaattttaaaattttaggggAGTATTTAACATTTCACTCAATTTCATTCTCTCTTGGACAAATGAAATTGGAAAATTAAAACAACTTCTCTTCCTAGAtattatcaaattattttcaatttctcgatgggtttcaataatatattaaattattttcctacaaaaaaataaaattcaatttctctaaaaaaaattatggattatccatatgatataaacttttaatctaaTGATGAATTTTGtgaaattcgtattcattacaATAGTATTGACCATTTGACCACGGTGAACCACTTATAAAAGTAGTTCATATTATAATTCATTTGTGCGTGATTTGATTACTCAATACTCATATGGATGTTATTtactttcaaaaaaataaaaatacccaTGGATGTTATTCGAGTTTTAAGCATAGTTAGCAAAGTGTGtctgatattttattttttcgtatgcaatttgttttatttatttttttgtttttcatcatcatcaatttaATTTGGTTCGATAGTCAATTCTGGCATTCCAACTCCCTCCCAATCGTAGTTGTGGAAATCGAACCGTAGTCCTTCCTATCAAATTcaatgtcaatcaccactgaatcaactaattAACGATTGATTAttcaatttgtttattttaagcAAAAAACAACCTCAAACAAAATCCAGAAATTAACGGGCTATACGATTAACGAGCTACGTATGTTCATGCTAATTGCTTtgtaatgaaatatattaaagaaaaaagaacaaaagcCAACTGTGTTGTTTCTCGTTGGAAAATGGATCttcattataaatttattactttGATAGTAAATGGATACATTATTCGATACTTTTCCAATCACCACATCCATGGGAGTTCAAACAACCACCGTTTTGGTTTATTATCCAATTGCATTTTTGACAATTGTCTTCTCTTTGATTGTAAATGTCAAGATAATGACGACGAGGGTCTTCAGGCCATGTAAAACTGCAGAAAAATAATGTACCACCAAAAGCATTGTCATGGAATGAAAAACTGTAAAGATCTCCAAATCTGATTGTGTGAAATCCAAGATCATCATCTTTGGATTTGCAATGAACAGTGATACTTGTGCCGCGATCTCCAGGTACCACTATGACATTCTTGATACTTACTGTTATCgtaggattaaaaatatttgccTCTCTAGATTCAAATGCTAGTATAATTAGGagtattgaaaattttaaagcAGTTGAATTTGCTGGTGCCATTGATGTATGGGTAATGCTTACAAAACCTACATCAACCTAAATTTATAGAGCAATAAAAACTTTAGTCAACAAATTACCTTttctttagtcaaaaaaataaaaaataaaaaattaccttTTCAATACtatatttaataatcattttagtcaaatttaattattaagaTGTAACTATTATTTAATactacattttttattattctttttagtaaaaaatttaaCTATTCTTTCGCACCCTCTAATAATagtcaaaaacaaattaatgttttataattatatcaaaattatttgtgtcaaaaaaaaaattatatcaaaattataattggACAAAATATTTGTCTAAAACAACAAACGAGATGGAATGTTATTACCAATCGtttgattcagtggtgattaacactgaacttggtaggaaagaccacggttcgatccccacaaTTATGATTGGGAGGGACTGGAACCATTTGAAGTCAGAGATGACTCCCGAATCAcattaaattggtggtgaaagcGGAAAAAATAAGAGAGATATGAAatgttattaaataattttaatgtttttacaAATATTCTAATTTTAGATATATATTTCTAAGAATGTTACAAATAACATTCCATATCAGAATGTTAAAGATCTAATTATATCGAATTCTTAGTGAGATATTCATATTCTATCGAATTTTTAGTCAACATCATGTTTTTGTGCAACAAAAAATGGCCTCAttgttaacaaaaaataaaataaaattggatgcATATATAATTGGCAGACGCGTGTATCATCATATCTTTGGCAGGAGTATCATATTTTGCCTTTCTAATTCTTTTAAGTAATTAATTGGTTAGATAACTTTttacatcattaaaacattgaatacaTGATTTATGAgatgaaattttcatatttatatccttaactagtgttcGAAGTActatttatcattttcatatataatttatacAAGGAAATGGCATGAAGTAGATTTATGACTATTGTCTAGTTTTGACTAAAACCAAACGGTAAAAATGCACGATATAAGGAAATAGTATTAAGCGGCTTTATGAGTATGATTTGGTTTGACTCCAGTCTCCATCCATGTATTAAAGCAATGCAGTCACACAAATTACTTTTCAAATAGTTTATTTGATTTATCTTGATTTGATCCATTCACCGTAAAATCTTCATGATTCTTTACACATTTGAAGTTAATGAGATTTTTTTGGGGTGtaataaattagaaaaaatctTTAGTGATAACTTACCAATTGCCGATGAAAAAATCGATAAAAATAACTGCTTAAAGAGGTAAACAAGATAGGAACCAAGTTCAGATCTTTCCCAGTATAAACTTCTGCCAACAATCGCTTCCCACGGGGGAGTAGAAACCAAGTTCATAAACGTTAGTAGcatttttttgcaattttacaCTGTCACAAGACTGTGTTATTCTGAATTGCCACATGTCACTTACTTTTCCGTCTAACAAATATTCAACAATGAAACATAAGACATCATGCATACTATCCGAATTCTTAACCATCAGACTAAACTTaatgactttttttaataaaattctttTGCAATTATCAAtgacattaattattattaattattttttccaaagTTACCATTATTTGCTTTGCATATTTTTTGAATagcattaaattcttttttgtaAATCATACTCtattaattataagaaaatcattattaataataaacataaaaaatcaaaataatttatcaattaatttaatattaaaattaacttttttaataTCGTGTTTTGTCAACTAGATCTTATAAAAATGGATAGAGAAAGTGATAGAAAATacccaaaaataattatttaatgttATAGGCTATAGCCAGTCATATCATGAGCTGCGCCAATGAtccttattttttgtttcatatcAGGGACTTCCTTAGTTGACAGAAAATAACTTTTTTCCATCGattttcatcttattttttccaTCGATTTGCTGCATTCCAAACAAAAACCTAACAAAATTTATCATATCAAACGGTTTCTGCAAAAACCAAGACAATTTGCATTATcatttaattgaaattgaacaATTTGATCTCAATTCAAGAGTACAAGAAATTTGTAGTATTATTtgattacaactcaataaaagaGTACAAGAAAAATAGTTACGATTAATTCTTTATTTCTAATACCAGCAGTTCCACTTCTAATACCTATgtgaaattaaataatttaagaaGTTGGAGGGTGAGCATGTAACTGTTCAACCTCACCTTTCCTCTGTTGCAACATAAAAGTGTTTGTTGCTGCATCCAATAATTGTACACTTTTCCAAGCATCACAATTACTATAGGAGTTCAAACAACCTCCATCTCCCCTTATTATCCAATTGCATTCATGGCAAGTGTGTTTACTTTCATCGAAAATGTCAAGATAATGAAGACGGGGGTCTTCAGGCCATGTAAAGCTGCAGAAGAATAATGTACCACCAAAAATATTTGGACGGAATGAAAAACTGTAATTCTCTCCAAATTTGAGTAGGTGAAATTCAAGATCGTCGTCTTTAGATTTGCAATGGACAATGACACTTGTGAGATGATTTGAAGATTCAATATTATTGGTGATAATTACTGTTGTCTCAAAAGAAGCaaaggaatttgaaaatgataatATAATTAGGAGTATTGAAAATGTTAAGGTAGTTGAATTTGAAGCTGCCATTGTATGTATGCTTAATGCTCACAAGACTTACATCAATCTTAATTTATAGAGCAATAAAATGCTTTAGCCAACAAATTACCTTTTCAatactatattttattattctttttagtcaatttttaattacaatttaattactatttaatgctatattttattattcttttcttAGCCAAACAACATAATTATATCGGAATTATAGTTTGACAAAAATTGACTAAAACATAACAAGCTATAGATGGAATGATATTAAATAATGACGAAAAATTCTTAAATTTTTGACTGGTTTAGATCTCACGCTCTCCGGAAACCCTGTGTGAAATTTGACGTTTTTGTCATCCGCTAGTTAGGTTGCGGACGGCcatttgacagaaaaaattGCAACAACTAGAATATTATAATAGACAAGAATAGTATAACAtagattaaaaaatgaattggtACAGTAAACAAAATGAATTGGTCTCTCTTTTTTTGGTGAGAGTTGACCGAATAACATGAGTGCATCATGAACCATATATACATGAGTGTGTCATGTCTTGTAATTCTAGATTCTAAGATTATGAATAAATACATCAATGGAAAATAATTACATTCCAAACATGTAACCGAATGGGATCAATTGTGATCAATGTCTTTATCacatgatattttatttatggGATTAATTGTGATCAATGTCTTTATCacatgatattttatttatgtgcaTTAGCTGACAATTAGCTTCATGGTAATTATGCACGTGGTGATTCAATACATACCATCtaattctataaattgaaaaataaaatatttttaaatcacTCACTCATAAAttgtttcattcaaaatattttttttgaggGTGAATGAAGGATTCACACTTTAACTTCGAAACTGTATTTCAATCAAAATTGTTTCAGGGGAGATAAGAGAAAGGTGaagatgacaaaaaaaagtaatcacTTTCTATGTTGCAAGGCGGTAAAATTGGAACGTTGGGAGGCGCGTGCGAGACTCGAGGGCACAAAAAGAAATCACATAATGAAGTCTAATATTTTACAGTGTACATAAAAAAAGTTTGGGATTTGTTAGAGACTATGTAGCATGGGTACTCCTAAAATAGTGAAGTACCCGTACCGGGTACGTATCAGTACCGGATACTCCATAGTACTCGTATGATACGCACAGATTccgtacccatttttatttgggTGATTTATGATCATGAATACGAAAAACCATATTGGCTgttgaaaaatctcttaaaatattataattttttattatacttcaattatctctcattttttatgaaaatagttgagacggtagacaaaaaaattaaatcttcaaagcatgatgataataattcacttaaaaataatttttttaatattttatactaacgtacccgtaccttaaattttctaaaaatatcgtaCCGCGTACCagtaccggtaccgtacccgtaccTAGGCAACATAGGTTAGAGAGCATCTACAATAGAGGAAACATAACATAGTTGCTTGAGTTACTTTTTGTGGGTCTAAATTGCCACATAGGACTTGAACAACTCATAAgcaattttaatcaattttacTCCAATGACAATTTCAATAAGCAACTCATACTTGGCCCTAGAAATCACTTTGATGACAATAAACTTTTAACATATACTATTATAGATTGGATTACATTATGCAGACCATTCTATTTCCACTTTAAATTCACCAAATGAAAACAAATGAATAAATCTATTTCTTTTCGTGTTATATATATTTACCTGTCTACAAGTCAATACATGCCGGTGGCACATCACATGTATCTAAAGTCCAATTTACTCTAAAATGTGACATAAATAACTGCTAAGTAATAATTCATTGGTAAAATCAACATGATGTTGTGGCTGTAGAGCACAAGTTACAGAAGCTGTTGGAGAGATCATTCATCTTCTGATCATCATCTTTTTACACTTTGTGTGCAACAAAACTAGGTGGCGTGCTCCATGTACAAAAAAGGAAAAGCTCGCCCTAACGAATATTGGAACATACCAAATTTTTGAAGCATGGCAATAGCTTATGGTTCCAACTGAATTCATCATATAAGTTTTACTCTGATCTTGGTCTATTTGGACCATTTTTATTGCTGCTATATAATGGTAATAACCACCGTGATCCATATTTTCTTTTCCCAAAACACCGCCAATATAGAATGAAAAAAGATAGTATTACACATAGTGGGATAGCCCATCTGCATTTTCAAACAAAAACGTTGTCATAAATCAATATCAACCAACATCAATGTTCCAcaaaattttgttcttttcatAACTAAATAAGATATTACTCCTGTTTGTccccgtgagtttagctcacTTGACAgagacatcgcattatatatgcatgagacagggttcgaaccccgaacacttcacttattcacctttaaggtggaatttctagccactaagctaCTTGACCAGAAAAAAGATATTCCTCCGGTCTAAAAAATACCTAGCCTATGGGATTCGGCCCACTTAGTTTCTATAAAAACGCAAACTTATCTAGCATACAATAAAACGGATCATATGAGAAACTCAAGAAAAGGAAACTTATATCAGATGCTAGAATTTTGGTTAGAAGTACCAAAGAAAAATGGCCAAATTACCTGTCAAGATCCAGAATTGGACTGTAAACAAGAGTTTCCCAAGATGCAACTATAAAATGCCAAACTGGGTTGTAGTAAAGTGACTCAGCTGACCAAAACAACCTTGTGTAGGTCTCCAGAAATATAAAAAGTAACCATCCAGCAATTTCAATCAAAATGAACTTAATAATAAAGCGGCCAAGCACAACCGTTACCAGTGAGAAGGTCACCAACCAATTGAAAAGCCTGTGGTTGTATTCTTtaataaatagagacttggacTTTCCCAACATCTGCATATTCATTTGATAAATTAAGGTATGTTAAGCATATGATTGAAATTCAGTTGTGTGTATTAGAgtaaagaaaacataaacacaGTTACTATGTGAGACCTTTTTCATGCGTCCCTCGTAGTTTACTTTTGAAGGGCCAACACAATCATGCTCGAAAGTATGATTGCATTTCTCGAGACCTGCATTAAATTTTGCCATTGAAGGAAGCTTGAGAACTTGAAGCTGATCCATTATGTCCTCACATTTGGTGTACAGTGCCTCACAAAGCTTTGAagatttatattcattttttagaaCGACATTCTTAAATACCTGCATAATTATCCATAGTAAATATAAGCTTTAAatcattatattcaaatttgaAGACCAGAATAGAGCAGACTGCGAAGAACCATATATCATCAAATCAAAGGCTCCTAAAAGTTTAAAGGATATTAAGCATCTTGGTTTTAATCTATGACGAATATTCAAACAATACCTTATCTATTTCTTCATCCAATTGCGTGACTGATTTCTTAGCATGATGACGGCCAAAATGTTGTTGATCGAATGCACGCATGGCCTCACCTCTAGCCCTATCATGGGATGATTGAAGAGATTCTTCTGTAAGAGGTAGATCCAAGGTTGCCATCTTTTCACTGTATAACTTAAGACATCTTTCAAGAATATCC
This genomic interval from Trifolium pratense cultivar HEN17-A07 linkage group LG6, ARS_RC_1.1, whole genome shotgun sequence contains the following:
- the LOC123892224 gene encoding S-protein homolog 2-like; translation: MAPANSTALKFSILLIILAFESREANIFNPTITVSIKNVIVVPGDRGTSITVHCKSKDDDLGFHTIRFGDLYSFSFHDNAFGGTLFFCSFTWPEDPRRHYLDIYNQREDNCQKCNWIINQNGGCLNSHGCGDWKSIE